Part of the Candidatus Krumholzibacteriota bacterium genome is shown below.
AACGTCGCACGCGTCATCGCCCGGCCCTTCGACGGCGAACCGGGCGCATTCCGCCGCACGGCGGGCCGCCGCGATTTCTCCTTGCCGCCCCCGCGATCGACGATCCTCGACGAGCTCTCCTCGCGCGGGTTCAAAACGGTGACGATCGGCAAGATCCACGACCTCTTCGCGGGACGCGGGATCGACCGCGTCATTCCCGCGCCGGACAACCGGGAGACGATGGCGGCTACCGACCGCCTAATCGACGGGGACTGGTCGTTTCTCTTCGTCAATCTCATCGATTTCGACACGGTCTGGGGGCACCGGCGCGACCCGGCGGGCTTCGCGGCCGCCCTCGAGGAGGCGGACGCCTGGCTGGGCAATCTCAGGCGGCGGCTGCCGCCCGGGACCCTCTTCGCCGTGACCGCGGACCACGGGTGCGATCCGGTGGCGCCCGGAAGCGACCACACGCGCGAGTACGTCCCCGTGCTCGCAGCGCGCGCCGGGGAGCGGACGGGGCGTTGCCTCGGCGACCGGGCCACCTTCGCCGACCTGGCGGCGACCGTCGCCGACCATTTCGGCTTCCGGGCGGCCGCGGGAAACAGTTTTCTCGACGAGATCGGATGGCGAAACCGCTGATGAAGGGAGACGGAACGTGACGAAGACCGCCCTCAACCGGATGATCGACCACACGCTGCTCAAGCCGGAAGCCGTCG
Proteins encoded:
- a CDS encoding phosphopentomutase, whose amino-acid sequence is MDRKAVIIVLDGVGAGALPDAADYGDRGAHTLAHVAEAAGGLRLPVLGEMGLGLVAPFGGSEPPEFPAASFGRMAERSPGKDSATGHWELAGCPLDEPFPLFPNGFPESVLRRFADQTGLEVIGNRAASGTEIIEELGRWHLETGRPILYTSADSVFQLAAHERVMTPERLYELCLEARRILVAPWNVARVIARPFDGEPGAFRRTAGRRDFSLPPPRSTILDELSSRGFKTVTIGKIHDLFAGRGIDRVIPAPDNRETMAATDRLIDGDWSFLFVNLIDFDTVWGHRRDPAGFAAALEEADAWLGNLRRRLPPGTLFAVTADHGCDPVAPGSDHTREYVPVLAARAGERTGRCLGDRATFADLAATVADHFGFRAAAGNSFLDEIGWRNR